A stretch of DNA from Deltaproteobacteria bacterium:
TCTGGGCCTTGTCACGCTTTCGCGACGTGCTTCCGGCGCTCGTCGACTGGGAGACCTACAGCTCGGCGGAGGGCGTCGTCCTCGAGCGCCTGGACCCCAAGATGCTCGAGGCGACTCCGATGCTGATCTCCCTCGACCCGCCGCGCCACGATCGGCTCCGCAAGCTCGTGAGCCGCGCCTTCACGCCGCGGCGGGTGGCGAGCCTCGAGCCGTTCGTCCGCGCCACCGCCGTCCGCCTGCTCGAGCCACTCGTGGCCCAGGGCGGCGGCGACTTCGTGAAGGACTTCTCGACGCCGCTCCCGATGGAGGTCATCTTCACGCTGCTCGGCGTGCCGGACGCGGACCGCCGGCAGCTGCGCGAGTGGACGGACCTCGCCCTCGACCGCGACCCCGACACGCCCGCGATCCCGGCGCGCGCGCTCGAGGCATCGCTGCACCAGATGCGCTACTTGTACGAGCTCCTCGGCGACCTGCGCCGGCGGCCGAGGGACGGGCTCGTGTGCGGTCTCCTCGAGGCGGAGCTCGAGACCGACGGCGGCACGACGCGGCTCTCCGACGGCGAGATCGTTGGCTTCTGCTCGCTGCTCGGCGCCGCGGGCAACGAGACCACGACGAAGCTTCTCGCCAACGCGGCCGTCCTCTTCGCCCGCCACCCGGGCGAGTACCGGAAGGTCCTCGCCGACCCCGCGCGGCTCCCCGGCGCGATCGAAGAGATCCTGCGCCACAGCTCGCCGGCGCAGTACGCTGCGCGGACCGTCATGCGCGACGTCGAGTGGTACGGGCGGACCGTGCCCCGGGGAGCGCGCATCCTCCTTCTGATCGGCGCTGCCAATCGTGACGAGCGGGAGTTCCGCGACCCCGACCGCTTCGACGTCGACCGGCAGATCCCGGAGCCACTCGGCTTCGGCCAGGGTGTTCACTTCTGCCTCGGCGCCTCGCTCGCGCGTCTCGAGACCCGCGTTGCCCTCGAGGAGTTCGTCAGGTGCTTCCCGCGCTACACGGTCGACGACGCCCGCTGCCGGCGCATGCACATGAGCAACGTGCACGGCTTCGCGAGCGTCCCGTTCGTGCGCGAGTGACGAGGGACGTCCGATGCGCGTGATCGTCGATCCGGTGCTGTGTGAGGGCAACGGGGTGTGCACGCAAGTGGCGCCCGAGATCTTCGACCTCGGCGACGACGACAAGGCGCGCGTGCTCGTCGAGCACCCGGGCGAGGCACGGCGCGCCGAGGTCGAGACGGCCGTGCGCCGCTGCCCACGACGGGCGATTCGGCTCATGCGAGACTGACCGCGTCCGCGGGCCGTTCCCCTCGCCCTCCGGATTCGGTCCGATCGAGATCGACGTGGCGCGCGGGCAGCGCAGCCGGAGCGGCGTCAGGACAGGAGGAACTTGCCGTTGCCCGCAACCACCGGGCGGCTGCGGTCGTCCTGCCAGGCGACGACGCGAACGTTGGCGATGCGGCGCCCGAGCTTGAAGATCTCGGCGCGGGCTCTGGTCGCAAGCGGGCCCGCGGAGCGCAGGTAGTCGACGCTGAACGTGATCGGCTTCGGCACGCGTTCGCTGCCGCTCTCGTCGAGGAGACGCAGCAGCGCCGTCAGCTCGAGGAAGGCGCCGAGAACGCCACCGTGCACGGCGGGAAGCGCGGCGTTGCCGACGATCTCGTGCCGGAACGGCAGCACGCACTCGAGGACGCCATCGCTGCGTTCCACCTCGACGCCGAGGAAGCGCGCGTACGGGATGGCGTCGACGATCTGGTTCATCGGCCGCCGCCCTGCTTGGAGCGAACCAGACGCTCGAACGAGCTGTCGCTGCGGTTGGCACCGAGCATGAACGTCCCGAGGGCACTGGCGAAGGGATCGCTGGCGGTGCGCTCCCAGGCCACGGCGCGAACGAAGGCGACGTTGCGCGTCAGCCGATAGCAATCCGAGCGGGCGTACAGCTCGAGGTCGGGCTCGGCGGCGCGGAGGTAGTCGACCCGGAGGTCGATGGTGGCGATCGCCGTCAGCTCCTCGACCGCACAGGCGACGGCGAGTCCGGAAGCGTGGTCGATCAACGTCGTGATCGCCCCGCCGAAGATGACCCGCCGCCGCGGGTCGCCGATCAATTCCTCGCGGAAGGGCAGGGCGCACACGCCGAACGCCGGCCCGGTCTCCACGACGCGGATGCCGAGATGCGCCGCGTGCGGCGTGTGCATCGTCATCCCGTCCTGCCCGGGGCCAAAGAGAGACTGCAGCGCGTAGCGCCTGGGCGGCGTCGGCGACCGATCGGTGGACACGATCGCTGCATAACCCACGGCGACCGCGCATGCCAGCGATCGCGTTGCTCAGAGCCGCACGAAGTCGATGAAGCCGCGCTCCGGGTTCGTGTGCACGAGCCGCACGCGCACGCGGTCGCCCACGTCGAGCCCCTCCTGCCCGCGCTCGACGCGGCCCTCCACCGGCGGGTCGAAGATGCGGACCCACGTGCCCTTCGCCGAGGCGCCGGTCACGATGCCGTCGAACTGCTGGCCGATGCGTCTCGTCAGGAGACACGCGGCCGCGGCCTTCCGCACCAACCGTTCGACCTTCTGGGCGCCGTCCTCCTTGAGCGTGCATTCCGCGGCGAGGGCGCCGAGCTCGTCGCGACCGTACGGAACCTCCTGCTGGGCGAGCGCCGCGCGCACGAGGCGCTGGGTGACGAGGTCCGGATAGCGCCGGTTGGGCGCCGTCGAGTGCGTGTACTCGCTCACGGCGAGAGCGAAGTGTCCGACGACGGCCTGGCCGGGAAAGTTCGCCACGTACTCGCCGCGTCC
This window harbors:
- a CDS encoding cytochrome P450, whose product is MELNPFSYEFHEDPHPIYRWLRDHVPLYRSEQLDFWALSRFRDVLPALVDWETYSSAEGVVLERLDPKMLEATPMLISLDPPRHDRLRKLVSRAFTPRRVASLEPFVRATAVRLLEPLVAQGGGDFVKDFSTPLPMEVIFTLLGVPDADRRQLREWTDLALDRDPDTPAIPARALEASLHQMRYLYELLGDLRRRPRDGLVCGLLEAELETDGGTTRLSDGEIVGFCSLLGAAGNETTTKLLANAAVLFARHPGEYRKVLADPARLPGAIEEILRHSSPAQYAARTVMRDVEWYGRTVPRGARILLLIGAANRDEREFRDPDRFDVDRQIPEPLGFGQGVHFCLGASLARLETRVALEEFVRCFPRYTVDDARCRRMHMSNVHGFASVPFVRE
- a CDS encoding ferredoxin, with protein sequence MRVIVDPVLCEGNGVCTQVAPEIFDLGDDDKARVLVEHPGEARRAEVETAVRRCPRRAIRLMRD
- a CDS encoding PaaI family thioesterase; the protein is MNQIVDAIPYARFLGVEVERSDGVLECVLPFRHEIVGNAALPAVHGGVLGAFLELTALLRLLDESGSERVPKPITFSVDYLRSAGPLATRARAEIFKLGRRIANVRVVAWQDDRSRPVVAGNGKFLLS
- a CDS encoding PaaI family thioesterase, whose product is MTMHTPHAAHLGIRVVETGPAFGVCALPFREELIGDPRRRVIFGGAITTLIDHASGLAVACAVEELTAIATIDLRVDYLRAAEPDLELYARSDCYRLTRNVAFVRAVAWERTASDPFASALGTFMLGANRSDSSFERLVRSKQGGGR